One Hermetia illucens chromosome 4, iHerIll2.2.curated.20191125, whole genome shotgun sequence DNA segment encodes these proteins:
- the LOC119654781 gene encoding mRNA-decapping enzyme 1A: MADQIELRMNLAAIKRVDPYAKDIVDSSAHVAFYTFNSEESEWEKTDVEGAFFIYSRNAEPIHSIFINNRLNTNSFVEPITGQLELQSQPPFLLYRNERSRIRGFWFYNSSECDRIGELVGRLIKECEVKSSVNKTQEMMRPATNNVDIFTMLSKAQEDFNNAKGQSNSTKSESRPQPDVTSQSVMNFFAAAKPAAASEVPLFQRLLSNPVSVDQIEKQQRATTPQDEVLVPPFQANQELVVSPLAKFMGSSNVSATSCRNPAPLTSTQGASEVESNSQQKPIQQLLRRENSLPIQSPSSSSKPALMPPTMFLSTSSGKAPASIDGISQNPTILAANITQALNQMDLSGPEAVGFAKPEPLTQTQLLQAMLYLIKNDPDFIKKLHEAYLKSFTDMVSS, encoded by the exons ATGGCTGATCAGATTGAACTGCGTATGAATTTGGCAGCAATTAAACGAGTTGATCCGTACGCCAAAGACATCGTGGATTCTTCCGCACACGTTGCATTCTACACATTCAATTCTGAAGAAAGCGAATGGGAAAAAACGGATGTAGAGGGTGCTTTCTTCATTTACAGCCGGAACGCTGAACCTATCCACAGTATTTTTATAAACAACAGACTCAATACGAATTCTTTTGTTGAGCCGATAACAGGACAACTTGAGCTGCAGTCACAGCCTCCGTTCCTCCTCTATCGCAACGAAAGGTCACGTATTCGAGGTTTTTGGTTCTATAACAGTTCAGAGTGTGACCGCATCGGAGAGTTGGTAGGACGTCTAATCAAAGAGTGTGAGGTAAAAAGCAGTGTGAATAAGACGCAAGAAATGATGCGGCCGGCAACAAACAATGTCGACATTTTTACTATGCTGAGTAAAGCCCAGGAAGACTTTAATAATGCAAAAGGCCAGTCGAATAGTACGAAGAGCGAAAGTCGGCCGCAACCAGATGTTACATCGCAAAGTGTGATGAATTTTTTCGCAGCTGCAAAGCCGGCAGCCGCATCTGAAGTTCCTTTGTTCCAAAGGCTGTTATCAAATCCAGTGAGTGTTGATCAAATCGAGAAACAACAAAGAGCAACGACGCCACAAGATGAAGTTCTAGTGCCACCTTTTCAAGCG AATCAAGAATTGGTTGTATCGCCTTTGGCGAAATTCATGGGATCGTCAAATGTGAGTGCAACAAGCTGTCGCAACCCTGCTCCACTTACGAGTACGCAAGGCGCTTCAGAGGTAGAATCGAATTCGCAGCAAAAGCCCATTCAACAACTTCTCCGGCGTGAAAATTCTTTGCCAATCCAATCACCGTCATCTTCGTCGAAGCCAGCGCTAATGCCTCCCACCATGTTCCTATCGACATCGTCGGGCAAAGCCCCGGCAAGCATTGATGGTATCAGTCAGAATCCTACAATATTGGCGGCGAACATTACGCAGGCATTGAACCAAATGGACCTTTCCGGACCAGAAGCGGTGGGCTTCGCGAAGCCTGAACCCCTGACTCAGACGCAATTGCTGCAGGCAATGctgtatttaataaaaaatgatccagatttcataaaaaaattgcaCGAAGCCTATCTCAAATCATTTACTGACATGGTGTCGTCGTAA